Proteins co-encoded in one Flavobacterium fluviale genomic window:
- the yajC gene encoding preprotein translocase subunit YajC — translation MGQLTQFAPFLLMFVVIYFFMIRPQQKRAKNEKEFESSLKIGDRIVTKSGFHGKIAELAETTVVIETMSGKLKLERSAISLELSAALNKKA, via the coding sequence ATGGGACAATTAACTCAATTTGCGCCATTTCTATTGATGTTCGTGGTAATCTATTTCTTTATGATCAGACCACAACAAAAAAGAGCTAAAAACGAAAAAGAATTTGAAAGCAGCCTAAAAATAGGTGACAGAATAGTTACAAAAAGTGGTTTCCACGGTAAAATTGCAGAATTAGCAGAAACTACAGTTGTAATCGAAACCATGTCTGGAAAATTAAAATTAGAGCGTTCAGCTATTTCTCTTGAATTGAGTGCTGCTTTGAATAAGAAAGCATAA
- a CDS encoding YdeI/OmpD-associated family protein encodes MESQSDNKGIWKYSDKWEEELILLKTIIDKTELTETTKWGGPVYVYNKKNVIGIGGFKDYFAIWFFNGVFLKDTKNKLVNAQEDKTKSLRQWRFTSKDAVNEAVILEYIVEAIENEKEGKIIKPSKKEAIVSELLDQEMVKNPALKEAFAKFSPYKQYEFLEYIETAKQEKTKLSRIEKVIPMILNNVGLNDKYR; translated from the coding sequence TTGGAATCGCAATCCGATAATAAAGGCATTTGGAAGTACAGTGATAAATGGGAAGAAGAACTGATTCTCCTCAAAACTATCATCGACAAAACAGAACTAACTGAAACCACAAAATGGGGCGGTCCAGTTTATGTTTATAACAAAAAAAATGTAATCGGAATTGGCGGTTTTAAAGATTATTTTGCCATTTGGTTTTTCAATGGCGTTTTTCTCAAAGACACTAAAAACAAACTCGTAAATGCTCAGGAAGATAAAACTAAATCTTTACGGCAATGGCGTTTTACTTCTAAAGACGCAGTAAACGAAGCTGTTATTTTAGAATATATTGTTGAAGCTATTGAAAATGAAAAAGAAGGAAAGATTATAAAACCTTCTAAAAAAGAAGCAATTGTTTCGGAATTGTTAGATCAAGAAATGGTTAAAAATCCAGCTTTAAAAGAAGCATTTGCCAAATTTTCGCCCTATAAACAATATGAGTTTTTAGAATATATTGAAACAGCAAAACAAGAAAAAACGAAACTTTCGAGAATCGAAAAAGTGATTCCGATGATTTTGAACAATGTTGGATTGAATGATAAATACAGGTAA
- the pepT gene encoding peptidase T, producing the protein MQHIIDRFISYITIDTESDPNSQTTPSTEKQWNLANKLVEELKTIGLEDVTIDDKAYIMATLPSNVDHEVPTIGFVSHFDTSPDFSGANVKPQIVENYDGKDIVLNAEKNIVLSPNYFKDLLQYKGQTIITTDGTTLLGADDKAGITEIVSAMEYLIQHPEIKHGKIRIGFTPDEEIGRGAHHFDVEKFGAQWAYTMDGSQIGELEYENFNAAGAKITFKGKSVHPGYAKGKMINSMLLANEFINELPKGETPEETKGYEGFFHVHHIKGNIEETVLELIIRDHNKKKFEKRKELIEKIAKKFNKKFAKKFGEDIVIAVVKDQYYNMKEKVLPVKHIVDIAEKAMKELNIKPIIKPIRGGTDGSQLSFMGLPCPNIFAGGHNFHGKYEYVPAESIQKATDVIVKIAELTAIPGIFDKSEKTKTKK; encoded by the coding sequence ATGCAACATATCATAGATCGTTTTATTAGTTATATAACAATTGATACAGAATCAGATCCAAATTCGCAAACAACGCCAAGTACTGAAAAGCAGTGGAATTTAGCCAATAAATTAGTTGAAGAACTAAAAACAATCGGACTTGAAGATGTAACTATTGATGATAAAGCGTATATCATGGCAACGCTGCCAAGCAACGTAGATCACGAAGTTCCAACAATAGGTTTTGTTTCTCACTTTGATACTTCGCCAGATTTTAGCGGTGCCAATGTGAAACCTCAAATCGTAGAAAATTACGATGGAAAAGATATTGTTTTGAATGCAGAAAAAAATATTGTTTTATCTCCAAATTATTTCAAAGACTTACTGCAATATAAAGGACAAACCATTATTACAACTGACGGAACAACACTTCTTGGTGCCGATGACAAAGCGGGAATTACAGAAATTGTTTCGGCAATGGAATATCTAATTCAGCATCCAGAAATTAAACACGGAAAAATCAGAATTGGTTTTACTCCAGATGAAGAAATTGGACGCGGTGCGCATCATTTTGATGTGGAAAAATTCGGAGCACAATGGGCTTATACGATGGATGGAAGTCAGATTGGCGAATTAGAATATGAAAATTTCAACGCAGCTGGAGCTAAAATTACTTTTAAAGGAAAGAGTGTTCATCCTGGTTATGCAAAAGGAAAAATGATTAATTCTATGCTTTTGGCAAATGAATTTATTAATGAACTTCCAAAAGGAGAAACCCCAGAAGAAACAAAAGGTTACGAAGGGTTTTTTCACGTTCATCACATAAAAGGAAATATCGAAGAAACAGTTTTAGAATTGATTATTCGTGATCACAATAAAAAGAAATTCGAAAAGCGAAAAGAGCTTATAGAGAAAATTGCCAAAAAATTCAATAAAAAATTTGCTAAGAAATTTGGTGAAGATATCGTAATTGCGGTGGTAAAAGATCAATATTACAATATGAAAGAAAAGGTTCTTCCGGTAAAACATATTGTTGATATCGCTGAAAAAGCAATGAAAGAATTAAATATCAAACCGATCATCAAACCAATCAGAGGCGGAACTGACGGATCGCAATTATCTTTTATGGGATTACCTTGTCCGAACATTTTTGCGGGCGGACACAACTTCCACGGAAAATACGAATATGTTCCTGCCGAAAGCATTCAGAAAGCAACAGACGTAATCGTCAAAATTGCTGAACTTACTGCAATCCCAGGTATTTTTGATAAATCAGAAAAAACTAAAACAAAAAAATAA
- a CDS encoding formylglycine-generating enzyme family protein: MKNKTFWIFAVLTISIISLAYSYTKLMLPKKDIAAECHEIPNTSEASAFKPTIENKDKPAGKAPEGMVWIPGGEFSMGSNVEDESLCSIKGVTKDAAPIHRVYVDGYYMDKTEVTNEEFEKFVKATGYVTVAEQKPTKEEFPGASEEDLITGSVVFTPTPSAVNLNNFLQWWRYEPGADWRHPDGPQSTIKGKEKYPVVHVVYEDAAAYAKWAGKRLPTEAEWEFAARGGKTGNLYAWGNDLKPKGKFQANIYQGHFPIKDGDTGEDGFKGIAPTAQYAPNAYGLYDMAGNVWEWVNDWYSVDYYKSLADSGKTVKNPQGPDAYNNPNDPTEVKRVHRGGSFLCTDQYCTRYMVGTRGKGEIRSAANHVGFRCVKSK, encoded by the coding sequence ATGAAAAATAAAACTTTTTGGATTTTTGCTGTGCTGACAATTTCTATTATTTCACTTGCTTATAGCTATACCAAGTTAATGTTGCCGAAAAAAGATATAGCTGCTGAATGTCATGAAATTCCAAACACTTCAGAAGCTTCAGCATTTAAGCCAACTATTGAAAACAAAGATAAACCTGCAGGAAAAGCTCCAGAGGGCATGGTTTGGATTCCAGGCGGCGAATTCTCAATGGGAAGCAATGTTGAAGATGAAAGTTTATGCAGTATTAAAGGTGTAACGAAAGACGCTGCTCCTATTCACCGAGTTTATGTTGATGGATATTATATGGATAAAACCGAAGTCACCAATGAAGAGTTCGAAAAATTTGTAAAAGCCACTGGCTACGTAACGGTTGCGGAGCAAAAACCAACTAAAGAAGAATTTCCTGGTGCAAGCGAAGAAGATCTTATAACGGGTTCCGTTGTGTTTACACCTACTCCATCTGCTGTTAATTTAAACAATTTTCTGCAATGGTGGCGTTACGAACCTGGTGCTGACTGGAGACACCCTGATGGTCCTCAAAGCACAATTAAAGGAAAAGAGAAATATCCTGTTGTACATGTGGTATATGAAGATGCAGCAGCTTATGCAAAGTGGGCTGGAAAAAGGCTTCCAACTGAAGCAGAGTGGGAATTTGCAGCTCGTGGCGGTAAAACAGGTAATCTATATGCTTGGGGAAATGACTTAAAACCTAAAGGAAAATTTCAAGCTAATATATACCAAGGACATTTCCCTATAAAAGATGGCGATACTGGAGAAGACGGATTTAAAGGAATTGCTCCTACAGCTCAATATGCACCAAATGCTTATGGCTTATATGATATGGCAGGAAATGTATGGGAATGGGTAAATGACTGGTACAGTGTCGACTATTACAAATCATTGGCCGATAGTGGCAAAACAGTAAAAAATCCGCAAGGACCTGATGCTTATAATAATCCAAATGATCCGACAGAAGTTAAACGAGTTCATCGAGGCGGTTCTTTTTTATGTACCGACCAATATTGCACACGATACATGGTTGGAACAAGAGGAAAAGGAGAAATCAGATCTGCCGCAAACCACGTAGGTTTTAGATGCGTAAAAAGCAAATAA
- a CDS encoding DUF6515 family protein, with protein MKNINKTIHKVVLTCLAGSFFLISIDSIAQRRVGGNGGGVHRPSGGTQTRPAATRPANQSRPAVNRPSTSKPAVTRPGSNGSGTKVTRPTNSSNTKINNRNNTTNRNSNNTINSGNRNTNISGNTRNVDRSRDITINNNRNTVVRRNTVVYARPPYVYGGYRYHAYNPYYFHPYRPYYYGPTWHPWGFFVATLAVTAIVVSVESSQYHYDQGVWYAPSNGGYTAVPAPVGGTVNNIPSGAQTVNTGTVNNYYYGGTYYEKDGSTYKVVPPTAGTIVDNLPEGGEEVTIGDVKYVKFGETYYQPVQVDGKEKYEVVLVEKDK; from the coding sequence GATTTCTATTGACAGCATAGCACAGCGCCGAGTTGGAGGAAATGGTGGCGGAGTACACAGACCCAGCGGAGGCACACAGACAAGACCGGCGGCAACAAGACCTGCAAATCAATCTAGACCAGCAGTAAATAGGCCTTCTACCAGCAAACCAGCAGTAACTAGACCTGGATCTAATGGTTCGGGAACTAAAGTTACAAGACCTACTAATAGTTCCAATACTAAGATTAACAACAGAAACAATACAACAAACCGTAATTCTAATAACACCATAAATTCAGGCAATAGAAATACAAACATAAGCGGCAATACAAGAAATGTTGACCGAAGCAGAGATATTACCATAAACAATAATAGAAATACTGTCGTGAGAAGAAATACGGTTGTTTATGCACGTCCTCCGTACGTATATGGCGGTTATAGATATCACGCTTATAATCCATACTATTTTCATCCTTACAGACCTTATTACTATGGTCCAACATGGCATCCTTGGGGATTTTTTGTAGCAACTTTAGCGGTTACAGCAATAGTAGTAAGCGTCGAAAGTTCACAATATCATTATGATCAAGGAGTTTGGTATGCACCTTCTAACGGAGGTTACACTGCCGTTCCTGCACCTGTCGGCGGAACTGTTAATAATATTCCAAGCGGCGCACAAACCGTTAATACCGGAACGGTAAATAATTATTACTACGGAGGAACTTACTATGAAAAAGACGGCAGTACTTATAAAGTAGTACCTCCAACAGCAGGGACAATTGTAGATAATTTACCCGAAGGCGGTGAAGAAGTTACGATTGGAGATGTAAAATATGTCAAATTTGGAGAAACTTACTATCAGCCAGTTCAAGTTGATGGCAAAGAAAAATACGAAGTAGTCCTTGTTGAAAAAGACAAATAA